Proteins from a single region of Dysosmobacter acutus:
- a CDS encoding YqeG family HAD IIIA-type phosphatase: MSFSLVPDAVFNHFSQIAPDELKRRGITLLLSDLDYTLAAKSTRRPGEEVRQWIDALHEAGIQLMIVSNNRSSRRVDEFCAELGVPYQGHARKPSPQGLNAAMERAGASRACTAMLGDKLLTDVLAAKRAGVPALMVEPVGGPVTMWQRVIHAMQEPFKRRCQTDLRRGG, translated from the coding sequence ATGAGTTTTTCCTTGGTGCCGGATGCGGTATTCAATCATTTTTCCCAGATCGCGCCGGATGAGCTGAAGCGGCGCGGGATCACGCTGCTGCTTTCTGACCTGGACTACACACTGGCGGCCAAATCCACCCGGCGGCCGGGGGAGGAGGTCAGACAGTGGATCGACGCCCTTCATGAGGCGGGGATCCAGTTGATGATCGTCTCCAACAACCGTTCCAGCCGACGGGTCGATGAATTCTGTGCCGAGTTGGGCGTGCCCTATCAGGGCCATGCCAGAAAGCCGTCGCCTCAGGGACTCAACGCCGCCATGGAACGGGCGGGAGCCTCCCGCGCATGTACCGCCATGTTGGGGGACAAGCTGTTGACGGATGTGCTGGCCGCCAAGCGGGCCGGTGTTCCCGCGCTGATGGTGGAGCCCGTGGGCGGGCCGGTGACGATGTGGCAGAGGGTAATCCATGCCATGCAGGAGCCCTTTAAGCGCCGCTGTCAGACCGATCTGCGCAGAGGCGGATAG
- a CDS encoding CD1247 N-terminal domain-containing protein → MNISEKVSYLKGLAEGLALDAESKEGKLISVIIDILDDIALEIDDMQEEQCDLEDGLDAVSDDLADLESLVYEEEDDDEDEECYETVCPNCEEAIYFDDSILEEGEVICPNCGEKLEFDLSDLANEEKEED, encoded by the coding sequence ATGAATATTTCTGAAAAGGTTTCCTACCTGAAGGGTCTGGCCGAGGGCCTGGCGCTGGACGCGGAGTCCAAAGAGGGCAAGCTGATTTCCGTCATCATCGATATCCTGGACGACATTGCCCTGGAGATCGACGACATGCAGGAGGAGCAGTGCGACCTGGAGGATGGCCTGGACGCCGTCAGCGACGATCTGGCTGATCTGGAGAGCCTGGTCTATGAGGAAGAGGACGACGACGAAGACGAGGAGTGCTACGAGACCGTCTGCCCCAACTGCGAAGAGGCCATCTATTTTGACGACTCCATCCTGGAAGAGGGCGAGGTCATCTGCCCCAACTGCGGCGAAAAGTTAGAGTTTGATTTGAGCGATCTGGCCAACGAGGAGAAAGAGGAAGACTGA
- the rsfS gene encoding ribosome silencing factor → MTPKEIALAAAAALDSKKGGDIKVLEITDLTTLVDYFVIATGTSNTQISALCGAVEEKLTTQGEEPLHREGYRDGTWVLLDYGSVAIHVFSEEAREFYSLERLWSDGKEVDLTGVLTKE, encoded by the coding sequence ATGACCCCAAAAGAAATTGCATTGGCTGCCGCCGCCGCATTGGACAGCAAAAAGGGCGGAGACATCAAAGTCCTTGAGATCACAGACCTGACCACACTGGTGGATTATTTTGTCATTGCCACCGGCACCTCCAACACCCAAATCTCCGCCTTGTGCGGCGCCGTGGAGGAAAAGCTGACAACCCAGGGGGAGGAGCCTTTGCACAGGGAGGGCTACCGGGACGGAACCTGGGTGCTGCTGGACTACGGCAGCGTGGCAATCCACGTGTTCTCCGAGGAGGCCAGGGAATTCTACTCCCTGGAGCGGCTCTGGAGCGACGGCAAAGAGGTGGATTTGACCGGCGTGCTGACAAAAGAGTAA
- a CDS encoding BadF/BadG/BcrA/BcrD ATPase family protein, with translation MSVILGIDIGGSTTKIVGLRQDGTVLSMLRVRAEDQLTSLYGALGNYLKSNRLNLQDVSHIALTGVGASYVDGNIYGIPTEVVSEFTACGLGALALSGQESALVVSMGTGTAFICANRTGEIRHIGGSGIGGGTLGGLCHKLVGMERFGQIKKLAQDGDLGKVDLTIQDISRDAESSLHPDMTAANFGNLAEDATPADLAAGAVNLVLQAIGTMSMLACTGCGTRTVVLTGSMTTLPQVEPTFQIFHRLYDIRYIIPENATFATAIGAGLCSMDATAAVKGTS, from the coding sequence ATGAGTGTGATTTTGGGAATCGACATCGGAGGCTCCACCACCAAGATCGTGGGACTCCGGCAGGATGGAACTGTACTGTCCATGCTCCGTGTGCGGGCGGAGGATCAGCTGACCTCCCTCTATGGCGCGTTGGGCAATTACTTAAAGAGCAACCGGCTGAACCTTCAGGACGTGTCCCACATTGCCCTCACCGGCGTGGGCGCCTCCTATGTGGACGGCAATATCTACGGCATCCCCACCGAGGTGGTCAGTGAGTTTACGGCCTGCGGACTGGGCGCCCTGGCCCTGTCCGGCCAGGAATCCGCCCTTGTGGTGTCCATGGGCACCGGCACCGCCTTCATCTGTGCCAACCGAACGGGAGAAATCCGCCACATCGGCGGCAGCGGTATCGGCGGCGGCACCTTAGGCGGACTGTGCCACAAGTTAGTTGGCATGGAGCGCTTTGGACAGATCAAAAAGCTTGCCCAGGACGGCGATTTGGGCAAAGTGGACCTGACTATTCAGGATATCTCCCGGGATGCCGAGTCCTCCCTTCACCCGGATATGACGGCGGCCAACTTCGGAAACCTGGCGGAGGACGCCACGCCGGCGGATTTGGCGGCAGGCGCGGTGAATCTGGTGCTTCAGGCCATCGGCACCATGTCCATGTTGGCCTGCACCGGCTGCGGCACCCGCACGGTGGTTCTGACCGGCTCCATGACCACCCTTCCACAGGTGGAACCCACCTTCCAGATTTTTCACCGCCTCTACGACATCCGCTATATCATCCCTGAGAACGCCACATTCGCCACGGCCATCGGCGCCGGGCTTTGCAGTATGGACGCCACCGCGGCAGTGAAAGGGACTTCATGA
- the rpsU gene encoding 30S ribosomal protein S21: MSEVHVKENESIDSALKRFKRSCAKAGVLAEVRKREHYESPSVKRRKKSEAARKNRNKKFY, translated from the coding sequence ATGTCTGAAGTCCATGTGAAGGAAAATGAATCGATTGACAGCGCGTTGAAGCGGTTTAAGCGCAGTTGCGCAAAGGCCGGCGTTCTGGCGGAAGTCCGCAAGAGAGAGCACTATGAGAGCCCCAGCGTGAAGCGCCGCAAGAAATCTGAGGCAGCCCGTAAAAACCGGAATAAGAAGTTTTATTAA
- the efp gene encoding elongation factor P — protein MATITAGDFRNGVTFEMDGKIMTVVEFQHVKPGKGAAFVRTKMKNVVTGAVTETSFNPTAKFEQAFVERKDAEYSYNDGDLYYFMDPETFDMVPLNRDVLGDAFRFVKENTVCKLQSYKGSVFGVEVPNFMDLEVTETEPGFKGDTATNVTKPATLETGAEIKVPLFINVGDKITIDTRTGEYMSRCKD, from the coding sequence ATGGCAACAATTACTGCCGGCGATTTTAGAAATGGCGTCACCTTTGAGATGGACGGCAAGATCATGACCGTGGTGGAGTTCCAGCATGTGAAGCCCGGCAAGGGCGCGGCCTTTGTCCGTACCAAGATGAAGAATGTGGTGACCGGCGCGGTCACTGAGACTTCCTTCAACCCCACCGCAAAGTTTGAGCAGGCCTTTGTGGAGCGCAAGGACGCGGAGTACAGCTACAACGACGGCGACCTGTACTACTTCATGGACCCCGAGACCTTTGATATGGTTCCCTTGAACCGGGACGTCCTGGGCGATGCCTTCCGCTTTGTCAAGGAGAACACCGTCTGCAAGCTGCAGTCTTATAAGGGCAGCGTCTTCGGCGTGGAAGTGCCCAACTTTATGGACCTTGAAGTGACGGAGACAGAGCCCGGCTTTAAGGGCGACACCGCCACCAACGTGACCAAGCCCGCCACGTTGGAGACCGGCGCGGAGATCAAGGTGCCCCTGTTCATCAACGTGGGCGACAAGATCACCATCGATACCCGCACCGGCGAGTATATGTCCCGTTGCAAGGACTAA
- the leuS gene encoding leucine--tRNA ligase has product MKYDFTAIEKKWQEKWLKEKTFAAVNGDASRPKFYGLVEFPYPSGQGLHVGHARPYTAMDVVARKKRMDGYNVLFPIGYDAFGLPTENYAVKNHIHPAKVTHDNVANFRKQLQMLGYSFDWDREVNTTDPDYYKWTQWIFLQLYQKGLAYKASMPVNWCTSCKIVLANEEVVEGVCERCGGEVIRKEKSQWMLAITKYADRLIDDLDGLDFIERVKTQQKNWIGRSEGTEVDFTTTSGDTMTVYTTRCDTLFGVTYMVLSPEHPFLEKWKDQLKNWREVEAYREEAARKSDFERSELNKEKTGVRLQGVAAVNPVNNTEIPIYVSDYVLMSYGTGAVMGVPGHDQRDWEFATKFGIPIVEVVKGGDITKEAFALKDDTGIMVNSGFLNGLTVKQAIPAMKEWVTKQGIGHPKTNYKLRDWVFSRQRYWGEPIPLVNCPKCGWVPLPESELPLLLPEVDSYEVTDTGESPLAKMTDWVNTTCPCCGAPAKRETDTMPQWAGSSWYFLRYMDPHNDKALASKEALDYWSPVDWYNGGMEHTTLHLLYSRFWHKFLYDIGVAPTCEPYAKRTSHGMILGEGGEKMSKSRGNVVNPNDIVDQFGADTMRTYIMFIGDFEKAAAWSTQAVKGCKRFLDRVWNLAEACTDSLEHTPKHEAALHKAIKKVSDDIEAMKFNTAIAAMMALVNDFYADGCTRGDIKTLLLLLSPFAPHMVEEMWENLGFAAAEGKMACEMPWPAYDAAKTVAASVEMAVQVNGKLRGTVIVPTDSAEQDVVNAALAVERVAKAVENGTIVKTILVKNKLINLIVKR; this is encoded by the coding sequence ATGAAATACGATTTCACAGCGATTGAAAAAAAGTGGCAGGAGAAGTGGCTGAAGGAAAAGACCTTCGCCGCGGTCAACGGCGATGCTTCCCGGCCCAAGTTCTACGGCCTGGTGGAATTCCCCTATCCCTCCGGACAGGGTCTCCACGTGGGACATGCCCGGCCCTATACCGCCATGGACGTGGTGGCCCGGAAAAAGCGGATGGACGGTTATAACGTCCTCTTTCCCATCGGCTACGACGCCTTTGGCCTGCCCACGGAGAACTACGCGGTCAAAAACCACATCCATCCCGCCAAAGTGACCCATGACAATGTGGCGAACTTCCGCAAGCAGCTCCAGATGCTGGGCTATTCCTTTGACTGGGATCGGGAGGTCAACACCACCGATCCGGACTACTACAAGTGGACCCAGTGGATTTTTCTCCAGCTCTATCAGAAGGGCCTGGCCTACAAGGCCTCCATGCCCGTGAACTGGTGCACCTCCTGCAAAATCGTCCTGGCCAACGAAGAGGTGGTGGAGGGTGTGTGCGAGCGCTGCGGAGGCGAGGTCATCCGCAAGGAGAAGAGCCAATGGATGCTTGCCATCACCAAGTATGCCGACCGCCTGATCGACGATTTGGACGGCCTGGACTTCATCGAGCGGGTCAAGACCCAGCAGAAGAACTGGATTGGCCGCAGCGAGGGCACCGAGGTGGACTTCACCACCACCTCGGGCGACACCATGACGGTCTACACCACCCGCTGCGACACCCTTTTCGGCGTCACCTACATGGTGCTCTCCCCGGAGCATCCTTTCCTTGAAAAGTGGAAGGATCAGCTGAAAAACTGGAGGGAAGTGGAGGCTTACCGGGAGGAGGCCGCCCGCAAGTCAGACTTTGAGCGCAGTGAGCTGAACAAGGAAAAGACCGGCGTGCGCCTTCAAGGCGTGGCCGCTGTCAATCCGGTGAACAACACCGAAATCCCCATCTACGTCTCCGATTACGTGCTGATGAGCTACGGCACCGGCGCCGTGATGGGCGTGCCCGGTCACGACCAGCGCGACTGGGAGTTTGCCACCAAGTTCGGCATTCCCATCGTGGAGGTGGTGAAAGGCGGCGACATCACCAAGGAGGCCTTTGCGCTGAAGGACGATACCGGCATCATGGTCAACTCCGGCTTTTTGAACGGTCTGACGGTGAAGCAGGCCATCCCCGCCATGAAGGAATGGGTCACCAAGCAGGGCATCGGTCATCCCAAGACCAACTACAAGCTCCGCGACTGGGTCTTCTCCCGTCAGCGCTACTGGGGCGAGCCCATTCCCCTGGTCAACTGCCCCAAGTGCGGCTGGGTGCCCCTGCCGGAGTCGGAGCTGCCGCTGCTGCTGCCGGAGGTGGACTCCTATGAGGTCACCGACACTGGCGAAAGCCCCCTGGCCAAGATGACCGATTGGGTCAATACCACCTGCCCCTGCTGCGGCGCTCCGGCCAAGCGGGAGACGGACACCATGCCCCAGTGGGCCGGGTCCAGCTGGTATTTCCTGCGCTATATGGACCCCCACAACGATAAGGCCCTGGCCTCCAAGGAGGCGCTGGACTACTGGTCCCCCGTGGACTGGTACAACGGCGGCATGGAGCACACCACGCTGCATCTGCTCTACAGCCGCTTCTGGCACAAGTTCCTCTACGACATCGGCGTGGCGCCCACATGCGAGCCCTATGCCAAGCGTACCAGCCACGGTATGATCTTAGGCGAGGGCGGCGAAAAGATGTCCAAGTCCAGGGGCAATGTGGTGAATCCCAATGACATTGTGGATCAGTTCGGTGCCGACACCATGCGCACCTATATCATGTTCATCGGCGACTTTGAAAAGGCCGCGGCCTGGTCCACCCAGGCGGTGAAGGGCTGCAAGCGTTTTTTGGACCGGGTGTGGAACCTGGCCGAGGCGTGTACCGATTCCCTGGAGCACACCCCCAAGCACGAAGCCGCGCTCCACAAGGCCATTAAGAAGGTCTCCGACGACATTGAGGCTATGAAGTTCAACACCGCCATCGCGGCGATGATGGCGCTGGTCAACGACTTCTATGCAGACGGCTGCACCAGAGGCGACATAAAGACGCTGCTGCTGCTCCTCTCTCCCTTCGCCCCCCATATGGTGGAAGAGATGTGGGAGAACCTGGGCTTTGCCGCCGCCGAGGGTAAGATGGCCTGTGAGATGCCCTGGCCCGCCTACGACGCCGCGAAGACCGTGGCCGCCTCGGTGGAGATGGCGGTGCAGGTTAACGGCAAGCTCAGGGGCACTGTGATCGTGCCCACCGACAGCGCCGAGCAGGATGTGGTGAACGCCGCCCTTGCGGTGGAGCGGGTGGCCAAGGCCGTGGAAAACGGAACGATTGTGAAGACCATTTTGGTGAAAAACAAGCTGATCAACCTGATCGTCAAGAGATAA
- a CDS encoding class I SAM-dependent methyltransferase, translating into MKENKYDDPLFFEKYSQMSRSTQGLSGAGEWPALQKLLPDFSGKRVLDLGCGYGWHCIYAADQGAVSVLGIDLSEKMLEVARKKSVSPVISYRRAAMEDLDFPAESFDAVISSLAFHYVADFPDLVQRIHRWLIPGGAFLFSTEHPVFTACGSQDWYYGPDGEILHFPVDRYFEEGARKAVFLGEKVTKYHRTLTSCLESLLSCGFLLRHVVEPQPPEEMLELPGMRNELRRPMMLLVSAQKQ; encoded by the coding sequence ATGAAAGAAAACAAGTACGACGACCCTCTCTTTTTTGAAAAATACAGTCAGATGTCCCGCTCCACTCAGGGACTCAGCGGCGCCGGCGAATGGCCCGCGCTGCAAAAGCTGCTGCCGGACTTCTCCGGTAAGCGGGTCCTTGACCTGGGCTGCGGCTATGGCTGGCACTGCATCTATGCCGCGGATCAGGGTGCCGTCTCTGTGTTGGGCATTGATCTCTCAGAGAAGATGCTGGAGGTGGCCCGAAAAAAATCCGTCTCTCCCGTGATTTCCTACCGCCGGGCGGCCATGGAGGACCTGGACTTCCCCGCGGAGAGCTTCGACGCGGTGATCAGCTCGCTGGCCTTTCACTATGTGGCGGATTTTCCGGATCTGGTGCAGCGCATCCATCGCTGGCTCATCCCGGGTGGCGCCTTTCTCTTTTCAACAGAGCACCCTGTTTTCACCGCCTGCGGCTCTCAGGACTGGTACTACGGACCTGATGGGGAAATCCTCCACTTTCCGGTGGATCGCTACTTTGAAGAAGGGGCGCGTAAAGCGGTCTTTCTTGGGGAAAAGGTCACCAAATACCACCGGACGCTGACTTCCTGTCTGGAGTCCCTTTTGTCCTGCGGCTTCCTGCTCCGTCATGTGGTGGAGCCTCAGCCGCCGGAGGAGATGCTGGAGCTCCCCGGGATGCGGAATGAACTGCGCCGGCCCATGATGCTTCTTGTCTCAGCGCAAAAACAGTAA
- a CDS encoding nicotinate phosphoribosyltransferase: protein MRTDEKLNMTMLCDFYELTMGNGYFQNGLKDRITYFDVFFRNVPDGGGFAIAAGLEQLVEYIQDLHFSEEDIQYLRGKNLFSEEFLEYLRSFKFTGDIYAVPEGTPIFPQEPIVTVRAPAIEAQLIETFTLLTINHQSLIATKANRIVRAARGRTVLEFGSRRAQGADGAVTGARAAYIGGCGGTACTISDELFGVPAGGTMAHAWVQMFDSQYEAFKTYCEIYPHNVVLLVDTYNTLKSGIPDAIRAFNDVLKPMGITKCGIRLDSGDMAYLTRRARQMLDEAGWTECTITVSNSLDEYLIQDLLLQDAKIDQFGVGERMITARSEPVFGGVYKLAAIEDEQGNIIPKIKVSENVGKITNPHFKKTYRLFNRCTGKAIADYLCVHDEVVDDSKPLLLFDPNATWKKKTVVNYEARPLQVQVFRNGELIYDLPKLEDVRAYCAQQVDTLWEEVRRFDNPHTFYVDLSARLFGIKQNLLQQNG, encoded by the coding sequence ATGAGAACCGATGAAAAGCTGAATATGACTATGCTCTGCGATTTTTACGAGCTGACCATGGGCAACGGGTATTTTCAAAACGGCTTAAAGGACCGCATCACCTATTTTGACGTATTTTTCCGCAATGTGCCCGATGGCGGCGGCTTTGCCATTGCCGCCGGGCTGGAGCAGTTGGTGGAGTACATCCAGGACCTTCATTTCTCCGAGGAGGACATCCAGTACCTCAGGGGAAAGAATCTCTTTTCCGAAGAGTTTTTGGAGTATCTGCGCAGCTTTAAGTTTACAGGAGACATCTACGCCGTGCCGGAGGGAACGCCGATCTTTCCCCAGGAGCCCATTGTCACCGTACGGGCGCCGGCCATTGAGGCTCAGCTCATTGAGACGTTTACCCTGCTGACCATCAACCACCAGAGCCTGATTGCCACCAAGGCCAACCGCATTGTCCGGGCCGCCCGGGGCCGCACAGTGCTGGAGTTCGGCTCCCGCAGAGCCCAGGGCGCGGACGGCGCTGTCACTGGCGCCAGGGCCGCCTACATCGGCGGCTGCGGCGGAACAGCCTGTACCATTTCCGACGAGCTGTTCGGCGTCCCCGCCGGCGGCACCATGGCCCATGCCTGGGTGCAGATGTTTGACAGCCAGTATGAGGCTTTCAAGACCTACTGCGAGATATATCCCCACAATGTGGTGCTGCTTGTGGATACCTATAACACCCTCAAGTCGGGTATCCCTGACGCCATCCGGGCCTTCAACGATGTGCTCAAGCCCATGGGGATCACCAAGTGCGGCATTCGCTTGGACTCCGGAGATATGGCCTATCTGACCCGGAGGGCCCGCCAGATGCTGGATGAGGCCGGATGGACGGAGTGCACCATTACCGTCTCCAACTCTCTTGACGAGTATCTGATTCAGGACCTGCTGCTTCAGGACGCCAAGATCGACCAGTTCGGCGTGGGCGAGCGGATGATCACCGCCCGCAGCGAGCCGGTGTTCGGCGGCGTTTACAAGCTTGCCGCCATTGAGGATGAGCAGGGGAACATCATCCCGAAGATCAAGGTCAGCGAGAACGTGGGGAAGATCACCAACCCCCATTTCAAAAAGACTTACCGGTTGTTCAACCGCTGTACCGGAAAGGCCATCGCCGACTATCTCTGCGTCCACGACGAAGTGGTGGACGACTCGAAGCCGCTGCTGCTCTTTGACCCCAACGCCACCTGGAAGAAGAAGACCGTGGTGAACTATGAGGCCCGCCCGCTTCAGGTACAGGTGTTCCGGAACGGGGAGCTGATCTACGACCTGCCTAAGCTGGAAGATGTCCGCGCTTACTGCGCCCAGCAGGTGGACACGCTTTGGGAGGAAGTGCGCCGGTTCGACAACCCGCACACCTTCTATGTGGACCTGTCTGCGCGCCTGTTCGGCATCAAGCAGAATCTGCTGCAGCAAAATGGATAA
- the cls gene encoding cardiolipin synthase: MKKADGVVKKGSKRQRVERHISAALRILMVCLTLLLQIAVVLGLAFATRRYSTVIYLIMELIALVCAVGVLNRGGSPSYKISWILLILAVPVAGMILYILWGGTHQAKQLSLKYVPLPVERQSARMESSNNIARLSRALPTWERLATYLEKRGFLLYRNTEVRYFREGADFFADLITTMEKAQNYIFLEYYILAEGKLWDRIFEVLRQRSAAGVEIKIIFDDFGNITRLSDAMLQQIQDAGIQVQIFNPVHKYVNRLYFNYRDHRKIAVIDGWSAYTGGLNIADEYANIINRLGHWKDTGVCLRGEGAWGLTSQFVHMWEMLGGTLDNEHDYYRPESSGQGGGFCQCLCDGPMNNPDNPAEETYLQLISNARRFLYMTTPYLAIEESMVKALCIAGDGGVDVRLMVPAIPDHKFTYLVAETYYGQLMAHGVKIYKYSPGFLHSKTVMVDREVALVGSINMDYRSFQLHYECGVLLYDVPAVEEIFEDMDNIVQVSARYTQDDWNKRPWYRKAMETVLKLFAIWM; this comes from the coding sequence GTGAAAAAAGCAGATGGAGTCGTAAAAAAAGGGAGCAAGAGGCAGCGGGTGGAGCGGCACATCTCCGCGGCGCTGCGGATTTTGATGGTCTGCCTCACGCTGCTGCTGCAAATCGCCGTGGTCCTGGGACTGGCTTTTGCCACCAGGCGGTACTCCACCGTGATCTACCTGATCATGGAGCTGATTGCCCTGGTCTGCGCGGTGGGGGTGCTGAACCGGGGAGGGAGTCCGTCCTATAAAATCAGCTGGATTTTACTGATCCTTGCTGTGCCGGTGGCAGGTATGATCCTCTATATTCTCTGGGGCGGTACCCACCAGGCAAAGCAGCTGAGCCTCAAATATGTGCCCCTGCCGGTGGAGCGCCAGAGCGCCCGCATGGAGAGCAGCAACAACATAGCCCGCCTTTCAAGAGCTCTTCCCACCTGGGAGCGGCTGGCCACCTATCTGGAAAAGAGAGGGTTTCTCCTCTACCGCAATACGGAGGTGCGCTACTTTCGGGAGGGCGCTGATTTCTTTGCGGATTTGATCACAACCATGGAGAAGGCCCAAAATTATATCTTTCTTGAATACTATATCCTGGCGGAGGGGAAGCTTTGGGACCGGATATTTGAAGTGCTCCGCCAGCGCTCTGCGGCAGGTGTGGAGATCAAGATCATCTTCGACGATTTTGGGAATATCACCCGCTTGTCCGACGCCATGCTCCAGCAGATCCAGGACGCGGGCATTCAGGTCCAGATTTTCAACCCGGTTCACAAATATGTGAACCGCCTGTATTTCAACTACCGGGACCACCGGAAGATCGCTGTCATCGACGGCTGGAGCGCCTATACCGGCGGACTGAACATTGCCGACGAATACGCCAACATCATCAACCGCCTGGGCCATTGGAAGGACACCGGGGTCTGCCTGAGGGGAGAGGGCGCGTGGGGCCTTACTTCCCAGTTTGTCCATATGTGGGAGATGTTAGGCGGCACACTGGACAATGAGCACGACTACTACCGTCCGGAATCCTCCGGACAGGGCGGCGGGTTTTGTCAGTGCCTCTGTGACGGACCCATGAATAACCCGGACAACCCCGCCGAGGAGACCTATCTTCAGCTGATCTCCAACGCCCGCCGCTTTCTCTATATGACCACGCCCTATCTGGCCATCGAGGAGTCCATGGTCAAGGCCCTGTGCATTGCCGGAGACGGAGGAGTGGATGTGCGGCTGATGGTTCCGGCCATTCCGGATCACAAGTTCACCTATCTGGTGGCGGAGACCTATTATGGCCAGCTGATGGCCCACGGGGTGAAGATATACAAATACTCACCTGGCTTTCTCCACTCTAAGACCGTGATGGTGGACCGGGAGGTGGCACTGGTGGGGTCCATCAACATGGATTACCGCAGCTTCCAGCTCCACTATGAGTGCGGCGTTCTGCTCTATGACGTACCGGCGGTGGAGGAGATTTTTGAGGATATGGACAACATCGTTCAGGTCAGCGCCCGGTATACCCAGGACGACTGGAACAAGCGCCCCTGGTACCGCAAGGCGATGGAGACGGTGCTGAAACTGTTTGCCATCTGGATGTAA
- a CDS encoding tRNA lysidine(34) synthetase: protein MARELTAAETAQRSIIKKYRRVLWNPFIAAVKRYELISPGDRIAVCISGGKDSMLLAKLMQELQNHTVAPFELVFLVMDPGYRRENREQIESNAKLLDIPVTIFESDIFDVTAAVEKNPCYLCARMRRGTLYSRARELGCNKIALGHHFNDVIETTLMGLLYGSQIQAMLPKLHSRNFPGMELIRPLYCVHEEDIIAWKNYNHLTFIQCACRLTENRTVGEDGASNSKRQEMKEMIYRLRKINPNVEKSIFQAIHGVQLDTMVGYKTGGVLHSFLDEYEKKGQPQ, encoded by the coding sequence ATGGCCCGGGAACTGACGGCGGCGGAGACCGCCCAGCGGAGCATCATCAAGAAATACAGACGGGTGCTGTGGAACCCCTTTATCGCGGCGGTCAAGCGCTACGAGCTCATTTCTCCGGGCGACCGGATCGCCGTGTGCATCTCCGGCGGCAAGGACTCCATGCTGCTGGCAAAGCTGATGCAGGAGCTGCAAAACCATACGGTTGCGCCTTTTGAGCTGGTTTTTCTGGTGATGGACCCGGGCTATCGGAGAGAGAACCGGGAGCAGATCGAATCCAACGCCAAGCTGCTGGATATCCCTGTCACCATTTTTGAAAGCGATATTTTTGACGTGACCGCCGCGGTGGAGAAAAATCCATGCTATCTCTGTGCCAGGATGCGCCGCGGGACGCTCTACAGCCGGGCCAGAGAGTTGGGCTGCAACAAGATCGCCCTGGGCCATCACTTCAACGACGTGATCGAAACCACGCTGATGGGGCTGCTGTATGGCTCCCAGATTCAGGCCATGCTGCCAAAACTCCACAGCAGGAACTTTCCGGGAATGGAGCTGATCCGGCCGCTGTACTGCGTCCATGAGGAGGACATCATTGCCTGGAAAAACTACAACCATCTAACGTTCATCCAGTGCGCCTGCCGACTGACCGAGAATCGGACCGTGGGGGAGGACGGCGCCAGCAATTCCAAGCGCCAGGAGATGAAGGAGATGATTTACCGTCTGCGTAAAATCAACCCCAACGTGGAAAAGAGCATTTTTCAGGCCATCCACGGTGTGCAGCTTGACACCATGGTGGGATATAAGACCGGCGGGGTGCTCCATTCCTTCCTGGACGAGTATGAAAAGAAGGGACAGCCTCAATAA